A genomic window from Candidatus Methylacidiphilum fumarolicum includes:
- the rplB gene encoding 50S ribosomal protein L2: protein MGIKNFRPLTPTLRFVALDDFSDITNWEPEWSLTEPYKKKGGRNNYGRITARHRGGGHKQRYRIIDFKRNKFGVPAIVESIEYDPIRTARIALLKYEDQEKRYIIAPQELKVGSRVISGPEAPPEVGNALPLKNIPSGLPIYNIELVPGKGGQLVRSAGSSAQMMGLDKEYAIVKLPSGEVRKILSECYATIGQVSNPDHFNKSLGKAGRTRWLGWRPRVRGVAMNPVDHPNGGGQGKSKGGGGWQQLESPWGKPAKGKKTRKKRKNSTRFIVERRPKKKKKK, encoded by the coding sequence ATGGGAATAAAAAATTTTCGACCTTTGACACCAACATTGCGGTTTGTAGCGTTGGATGATTTTTCAGACATTACCAATTGGGAGCCCGAATGGTCTTTAACAGAACCGTACAAAAAGAAGGGGGGAAGAAATAACTATGGAAGGATTACGGCTCGTCATAGAGGGGGGGGGCATAAACAACGTTATCGGATTATTGATTTTAAAAGGAACAAGTTTGGAGTACCAGCTATAGTAGAGAGTATAGAATATGACCCCATACGAACGGCTCGAATTGCTTTACTAAAGTATGAGGATCAAGAAAAAAGATATATAATTGCTCCGCAGGAATTGAAAGTGGGTAGTCGGGTGATTAGTGGCCCAGAGGCTCCTCCAGAAGTTGGAAATGCTTTGCCATTAAAGAACATTCCTTCGGGCCTTCCGATATACAATATAGAGTTGGTACCTGGAAAAGGAGGACAGCTCGTTCGCTCTGCTGGAAGCAGTGCTCAAATGATGGGCTTAGATAAAGAATATGCCATTGTGAAGTTGCCTTCTGGCGAAGTGAGAAAAATTTTGTCTGAATGCTATGCAACGATTGGCCAAGTCAGCAACCCGGATCACTTCAACAAATCTCTTGGAAAAGCCGGTAGAACAAGATGGCTTGGCTGGAGGCCTCGAGTCAGGGGAGTTGCCATGAATCCGGTAGATCATCCTAATGGAGGGGGACAAGGAAAAAGTAAAGGAGGGGGAGGATGGCAGCAGTTGGAATCTCCATGGGGGAAGCCAGCCAAAGGCAAAAAGACGAGAAAAAAAAGGAAAAATTCTACTAGGTTTATTGTGGAAAGACGTCCTAAGAAAAAGAAGAAAAAGTAA
- the rplV gene encoding 50S ribosomal protein L22 → MEVRAVYKMARISAFKSRDVARSIKGMDAKEAFNLLAFYPKKAARIIRKTLGSAIANAENNHNMRVQDLYVKGVFVDEGPTFRRYQPKARGSAGIIRKRTSHIKVILEEKEK, encoded by the coding sequence ATGGAAGTTCGAGCGGTATATAAAATGGCTAGGATTTCAGCGTTTAAATCTAGGGATGTTGCACGTTCCATAAAGGGGATGGATGCTAAAGAGGCGTTCAATCTGCTGGCATTCTATCCTAAAAAAGCGGCTCGGATTATACGAAAAACGCTTGGCTCGGCAATTGCCAATGCGGAAAATAATCACAATATGAGGGTCCAAGATCTTTATGTAAAAGGGGTCTTTGTGGATGAAGGCCCAACCTTTCGACGGTATCAACCTAAGGCTCGGGGAAGTGCTGGGATTATAAGGAAGCGGACGAGTCATATTAAGGTGATTTTGGAAGAAAAAGAAAAATAA
- the rpsC gene encoding 30S ribosomal protein S3, which produces MGQKVNPILFRLPVNRQWRSIWYADKKTFPRFIWEDYQIRKFIKKRLESAAVSRIVIERAGNRVRINIHTARPGLVIGRKAAELDKIKEEIADIVEKGREVLIDVKEVKHPELEAQLIAENIALQIERRVAYRRAIKRAIQLTMDAGAMGIKVRCAGRLGGAEIARAERYHEGKVPLHSLRADIDYGFAEALTVAGKIGVKVWICRKEDIATAVV; this is translated from the coding sequence ATGGGGCAAAAAGTAAATCCGATTCTATTTAGGCTGCCAGTCAACAGACAATGGCGATCGATATGGTACGCTGATAAAAAAACTTTTCCTAGGTTTATTTGGGAAGACTATCAGATTAGGAAATTTATTAAAAAACGGTTGGAATCAGCTGCTGTATCGAGGATTGTTATAGAAAGAGCTGGAAACCGTGTTCGGATCAATATTCATACAGCTAGGCCAGGGTTAGTCATTGGGAGAAAAGCGGCTGAACTTGATAAGATCAAAGAGGAGATTGCTGATATTGTTGAAAAAGGAAGAGAAGTTTTAATTGATGTTAAAGAAGTTAAGCATCCAGAACTTGAAGCCCAGCTAATAGCTGAAAATATTGCCCTTCAGATTGAAAGAAGAGTGGCTTATCGAAGGGCAATCAAAAGGGCTATACAACTGACTATGGATGCTGGAGCAATGGGGATTAAGGTAAGATGTGCAGGAAGGTTAGGGGGAGCTGAGATTGCTAGGGCTGAGCGTTATCATGAAGGCAAAGTGCCACTTCATTCTCTCAGAGCAGATATTGATTATGGGTTTGCAGAAGCTCTGACGGTGGCTGGCAAGATTGGGGTTAAAGTATGGATTTGTAGAAAGGAAGACATAGCGACGGCGGTCGTTTAA
- the rpsS gene encoding 30S ribosomal protein S19, whose product MGRSLKKGPFVDAHLLEKIEKLKGAKKPIKTWSRRSMIIPDFVGHTFLVHNGKTFQSVYVTENMVGHKLGEFAPTRTFRKHGAHTEKASVK is encoded by the coding sequence ATGGGTAGAAGTCTCAAAAAGGGTCCTTTTGTAGATGCTCATTTACTAGAAAAAATTGAAAAATTAAAAGGGGCAAAAAAGCCTATTAAAACATGGTCAAGGCGATCGATGATTATACCTGATTTTGTGGGGCATACCTTTTTAGTGCATAATGGAAAGACCTTTCAATCTGTCTATGTGACAGAGAATATGGTTGGTCATAAGTTAGGTGAATTTGCTCCGACTCGCACCTTCAGAAAACATGGTGCACATACAGAAAAGGCTTCGGTGAAATAG